A single window of Nicotiana sylvestris chromosome 3, ASM39365v2, whole genome shotgun sequence DNA harbors:
- the LOC104223786 gene encoding uncharacterized protein, with translation MASKGKEKIKSKKKKQSVPTSSTMPNMSHPLPHPPQSTSLPSTMFTIPPPSNNSVQYYSMPAKGSQSNIVFNFVPTSSIPLSSSGFHGGSPVVAPSIFYGSQHTNSPAVAPPGFHGSQHTGSPADAPPSFHGSQHTGSPAAAPPSFHGRQHDGASFVAPSSSSPSSSSIPSISRLDIGGSHPATSSAAYAPSRRRRQNLGGDVQFDSYNRLIIVPRKDGYINIKENLFAIKRCLLIIYMLTLMQTRCTWHTQHQNAINSIFDKKAAIRIKDTMCAARNSGKMSEWLREDIWDKRIEKWNTPEWKAKSEQAKANRASKKGGSLHTGGSITFETHKVRMEKQRGRDVSYAEVFEELHKKKKKDGTREHWVVMRVSDTYEDYHKRLEEWQQTQPPSTQPTPDDMASLWTEAADGANKGRVYGLGVHRPTGHPNPLLANSSPQNQEQMEDMRNEIRGLKQQFNSQYRTFVTMQKFMRKHGHDLSDDEDEQTESDV, from the exons ATGGCATCTAAGGGGAAGGAAAAAATAAAATCTAAGAAGAAAAAACAATCTGTTCCAACTTCCTCAACTATGCCAAATATGAGTCATCCTCTTCCTCATCCTCCTCAATCGACTTCATTGCCATCCACCATGTTCACTATCCCCCCTCCATCTAATAATTCAGTTCAGTATTATTCTATGCCTGCTAAAGGCAGTCAAAGTAACATCGTTTTTAACTTTGTACCGACATCTTCTATACCATTATCTTCATCGGGCTTTCATGGTGGCTCACCAGTTGTTGCACCCTCGATCTTTTATGGTAGTCAACATACTAACTCACCAGCTGTTGCACCCCCGGGCTTTCATGGTAGTCAGCATACTGGCTCACCAGCTGATGCACCCCCGAGCTTTCATGGTAGTCAGCATACTGGCTCACCAGCTGCTGCACCCCCGAGCTTTCATGGTAGACAGCATGATGGTGCATCTTTTGTTGCTCCATCATCTTCCAgtccatcatcatcatcaattcccaGCATATCCAGGTTGGATATTGGAGGCTCTCACCCAGCTACATCTAGTGCTGCTTATGCACCATCTCGTAGACGCAGGCAGAATCTTGGAGGGGATGTACAATTTGATAGTTATAATCGATTGATAATCGTCCCTCGCAAGGATGG ATACATTAACATTAAGGAGAATTTATTTGCAATTAAAAGGTgtttattaattatatatatgttaACTTTAATGCAG ACAAGGTGTACATGGCATACTCAGCATCAAAATGCAATAAATAGTATTTTTGATAAGAAAGCTGCTATAAGGATTAAAGATACTATGTGCGCTGCTCGAAATTCCGGTAAAATGTCAGAATGGTTAAGAGAAGATATTTGGGATAAACGTATTGAGAAATGGAATACCCCAGAATGGAAGGCAAAGAGTGAACAAGCAAAGGCAAACCGTGCCTCTAAAAAAGGTGGCTCGTTACACACAGGAGGTTCGATTACTTTTGAGACCCATAAAGTAAGAATG GAAAAGCAAAGAGGGCGAGATGTGAGTTACGCTGAGGTCTTCGAGGAGTtgcataagaaaaagaaaaaggatggtacAAGAGAACACTGGGTGGTGATGCGTGTATCAGACACATAT GAAGATTATCATAAAAGGTTGGAAGAATGGCAACAAACTCAGCCTCCTTCAACTCAACCAACACCTGATGATATGGCTTCATTGTGGACAGAGGCAGCGGACGGAGCAAACAAAGGCAGAGTCTATGGACTAGGAGTACATCGACCTACAGGTCATCCAAACCCACTCTTAGCCAATTCTTctcctcaaaatcaagaacagaTGGAAGATATGAGAAACGAAATTCGTGGATTGAAGCAACAATTCAACTCCCAATACAGAACATTTGTTACGATGCAGAAATTCATGCGTAAACATGGGCATGATTTgtctgatgatgaggatgaacaAACTGAATCTGATGTGTAG